One Gossypium hirsutum isolate 1008001.06 chromosome A08, Gossypium_hirsutum_v2.1, whole genome shotgun sequence genomic window, CCAAAACCACCAGAGGATCGATCCCTCCCTGGTTTCTCCGGGGGCATTCCACATCCCCTTATGTTGCCGTTTTGGGGTTTTTTCCGTCGCAGTTTATAGAATATCAACCAATAACTCGTCCACTAAAACATTCATCACCCACCTCTCGACTCCCATTGCCAGCTTTTCTTGCTCTTCCTGAAACCTGTCCCTCCACATTCCTTCCCTTTCCATATCTCCAACACATTCCTCTCTTTTATCGCCTACTCCCCGTTTCTCGTTTTGTTCTTCACAAATCCATGCTTTTGCTATCCTTACCATTTCACGTTCAAGCTCTTCAATGTTTCTTGTTTGATCCCACTTTGTCTCCAGTTCTTCTCTAAATAGATCCAAAAGCAGTTTGTCAATACAAATGTTGTTCTTTTTGTACCTTGTTAGTGGACTTGTTTCCTTCACACCATTCAGCAGCTCCCATGCTTTTTCTTCGATTTCCTTTGCTTCTTCACCATCTTCATCATCACCACCGTATTCGAAATGAAGCACCGACAGTGGACTCTGTTGCAGTTCTTCCTCTTCACTTGCATGCTGTTAATAGGATAAAAAGATCATTGATTTAGTATCAGATTAAAATAGGTCACATTCTCCCCCTAATTCTTCTAGTTTTAATTCTGCCACTCTCTAATTGATAATGCAGATGCAATGAATCTACTTCTGTTATATTTGAGAATGTGTTATTAATTGGAAGtagaggactaaatttcaaaaatagaaaaagtgCAGTGACTGAAAGcataattaaacaatgaaaatgaGGGGAGAAGTTTCCAAGTTCCAACCTAGTGTTAATCTCGACTCTTATggtttatattttgtattatgtaaCTTAAACAACGCTGGTCCTTTGTCTTCAAAAACAAACAAATCTAAGGTATTAAACAAAACAGCAAATGAAACAAAAGTCAAACCAAAGTTTAACTAAACGACAACACAAAACACTGTCGGATTACGTAAAGCCAAGCACCTAAGGACCCTCATCAGCAGACACATAAGATTTTATTTAAGATACGCGAAgcactaaaataattttacactTACTTTGGGTCCCATATCTGTGTTGGCTGCCGTCCTTGTTGTCGTCTCCATGGTGTCCTCGCCGACACACGGTGAGAATATTTTACCCACCATATTGTCGACTTCGTTTTCACCGTATTCATCGGACGGTAAATATTCAGAGGTGAAATCACTGTCACACCAGCTCGAGCCATTGCTGCTAGTAGTACAACTACAAGGGGTATTAGATCCTGTCGTTGTGGTGGTGGTGGTGCAATGGTGGTGAGGGGAAGAAGTAGAAGGAGCTAAATCAGACGGCTGAGATTTTTCCTCCAGTAAATCCCGGAACGATTTCCAGCGTATGATATCTTTGACCGTCACGGTCATTTTGATTTCGGCTTCTTTGTTTTGTGAAATTTTCCTTTTCGACGGTTTACGTGAAAGGGTTCTGGGTAATAAGATGGAAGGAGTTGAAGAAGCGAAATGGATGCTTTTAATGACGTTGATCATTGCTTGGAAGGCTGAGATTGTTGCTGAGGCGGCTTTTGATCGGCTTCTTTGAAGTTTTTGGTTAGGATTTTCTCGGAAAATGATGGAATTCTGGGTGGATTTTCTCGGAAACGATTTGAACCCGTTTGAGGAACACGAGTTGGGATCATCGTGGAGGAAATCTTTTAGCATTCGAGGCCTTCGTTCCAAAGTCATTGCGGCAAAATAGAAAAGATTCTACGTAAAATTacagaggaaaagaaaaacttgaaacAATATGAAAGAGAGAGATAGCTTCTAGGTGTGAGGCAAGGGAGAGAACTCCATGGAAGAAGCTTATTTATACAGGTGAAGAAGCCATGGTTTTGTATTaagaatatatgtataataaggGTTTATTTATCAGAAGTCCTCACTTTAtagtttagattttaatttgGTATATGAATTTAAAAAGGTTCTGATTGAACCTTTAAATTATGAGTATCATATGAATCAAATTATTCCTCCAGGTGCGTTAAATAGCAACTTAAATCTAATTTGGAATAcatctaaaatatatatacttattgcATAAGCAGTTTAGATATGATGATTTAAAACATGATATccaaattgtttaaaatttaatatgtgaGTTTTAAACATACTCGATTTAACACCTAAATTGatgactaaattaatagaaaGGTGGTATTAATAcaatattaaggattaaattaaaatattttcaagttGAGAAATCACTTTAGAATTTTGGGATGTTTGGTGGAGTTAACCCATTAAGACaaaagtaaatattaaaatataaaaaataaaaaaaaagtaaagtaaagtGAGAGAAATGACAGAGGAGGATGGTTGTACCGGTGTAcgttaattgttttttttattactatGATTTCATTCATATGAAAATTGAgagatttgattaaaataaaagtcGTTTTCGGATTTGAAGGTGTGTCGTTCGAAAAGAACAAAGTTTGACTGATGAGACTGATAATTAACTAGATTAGAATTAATAATAGTTTATCTATTGTTGAAGTCACTTTGCTGAGCTTTTATTTCAGTGTAAACCACATGCAAAAGCATTGCAATGATCCCAATCCCATGGTCTCGTGAACCGTATCAAGCTTCCACTGTCGTTGATCTGTCTAATTCATGGGTGCTAATTTAAATGATATGGGAACACTGTGGGGCCTTTGAAATTGATACTCTTCCACTATGGAGATCTCATAGAGGATAGCTTGCCCCGGCCCCTACATTACTTATCATGTGCCAAATCCTTCATATTATTTATTCTGTTTCCTTGAGTCATTGTTGCGTACAAGGAATTTAGAGGAGGAGGATGCAAGGCCGGTTAATCTATGTACACAGAGAGTTCTTAAAGGAGTTGATGGAGTCaaaagacttgaaaaaaaatGGAGTACTGGTTGTGTCTGTCTTCTTACAGGATGAGATGGGCTATTATAAGAATATGCATATGGAGACAAATGACATCCCTTGGTTAGTTCATTCAAGATCTAGATAGGTGGGTTAGCTTTAGTTTTGTTTGGACCCCGCGTGGTTGTAGCAAAGTTGTGGATAGTCTTTGTAATTGGCCTAATGTCCAGAATTGTATTACAGattttgatatgaattatctTTCAAAAATCTATGATTTTATTTTACGGAATGCTATAAAATGATGTTGACCTTTGggtctttttatcaaaaaaaaaaatctagataAGTGGGTATTGtacaattataaaatatgtaggtGATGAGTGATAATTGTCTTAGCAATATAAATGGTCTACTTAATTAATAGTGACGCCTCGTGTGTTCCCAGTGCAATGGCAAAACcctcttaattttaaaattaagacttTGGAtgtcttaaaaataaaaagatttcaagCGTAAGTCTTACTTTATTTAATCGTAATTATATGAGTGTGTTGTCTCTACATATTTTGATTTAAGTAatgtcaactttttttttatttatagtgaGCTTAAAGTAATAGAATTTTATCGGTTAAACTGTGTTCAAAgtacttatattatttttacatttaaaatttaatcactttattattatttttaggataTTACTTTCTCTAATTAAgtaaattacattagtagtcacttaattattagtaaaaaaaaatttgtcactcaattataaaagttgcaaaattgtcactcaactatttaattttatctttttttttatcaccCACCATCTAACATAAAAATAGAAACACTAAAAAATCTAATATAGTTGGATGatcaaaaaagataaaattgaatagttgagtgaccattttgtagcttttcatagttgggtgaccaaaaatgaaatttattaatagttgtgtgaccatttttgtaacttttcatagttgagtgacaaaaaattactaatagttgggtgactactagTGTATTTTGtcctttcaaattttataatttaagtccaattgttaataatgttaaatttattaaaaaaacactaACTTGATAGTcatataacaaataaaatgacAATGTAATAAGcttaaatctaataaaaaatttaacggtgttaacaattagatttacatttttaaatttaaaaaatagagagactatCTTTAAAGTACAAAGAGTGGAATAACTTTTTACATAATTTAACTTTTTATCAATAGTAATTTACAATAGTAGAATTTATATTTAATAGATTGTTAGTGTATAAATTTATACACTTAGAATGAATTACGTGATGCTgatgttaaaaaaatagatacttaaaagcttaaaaaaaaacttaaaagattATACATTATGGTAAAGTAAGACCATTATTAAACAGAATTaaggtataatgatttatttggcccttcaattttataaaaaaaattattttagttatttatttaattttttgtcttttttaattctttaatttgttattttttaaattatctcaaaatgaataaaaaattaatgtttataaCTTTGTTAACGTGACATATACGTGGATTGTCAAGTCGATGACATGTGAacatttagttaattttttaaaattaaaaaatactaaaaaatatattttatataattttaatacttcttaaataattttaatgtttttaatttttaaaattttgtttgaatttttaaaattttaaaaattaattaaatattgatgtgtcatgcaCATGACAATCCACATGTACGTTAACtaagttaaaaatattaacttttccatttaaaatataaaatattgtgAATACAtccatataaatttaaattgaattatgtatctatttttagagatttttatcaatattatccacatataaatttataaatcaaaatatatcaaataaaaaccctaaaaatttaagCATTATTTTGCTGGTATTACAtggtatatatttaaatttacatgttttttttttggatttaataATTCATGTCATAATTTTATCCGATTACTATAAAAGTTAAATTAAGACAAAACATGATAGTGAGTTACAATgtatgtgaaattaaaaaaaaaaaggaaaagaaacaagATTGTTTGCAGATTCATAATATCAGACATGTCGCCATCTAAATATCTGTTATTTACACACTTCAACGTGCGATATCTTAGTTCCACCGATGCGTGGACCCCGCCGCCCCCCTCCCCTCTTTTCGATACAGCATCCAATGCTGACCCGACTCCCACATATTGGGCCAAGCCCTGCTTATGGTACCGTCTAATTTGGGCTTCGTTTTACGGCCCCCCGCCAAAGATCTTCCAAATGCTAAATGCCGAATTCCATTTCTCTTCGCTtcgttttcttttaattttcttgtatttttcttTTGAATATATCGGTTGCTTAAAATTGAAACTTTTTGGTGTTTGGAATGGGGGTGGGAGGCAAATTCTGGGAACTTCTAAAATCCTACGCTCGATTCGAAGGATTCGATTTCTTGAGAGACAAAAAGGTCGCCATTGATCTCTCCTTTTGGATCGTTCAGCACGAGACTGCCTTAAAAAATCAAGCTTTGAACCCTCATCTCAGGCTTACTTTCTTCCATACTGTTAACCTTTTCTCTAAGGTacattcgatttctttttcttagtTACGCGAGTGAGATATTTAGAGtgttgattttttctttttggtttaaaTTGTTAACAGTTTGGAGTCTTTCCGGTGTTTGTTTTGGACGGAACTCCGTCGCCGTTGAAATCTCAAGCAAGGATGGTTCGGTTTTTCCGTTTCTCCGGCATTGATGCTTCAACTTCGAATGTGGCCGAAGAGGGTGTTTCCAAGGAGAGGAACTCGACATTTAAAAAATGTGTTAATGACTGTGTTGTGAGTTCATTTTTTCCCTCCCTTTTATTTAcaaatttgttagtaatttatgttaATTGAGGATGGGTGCTTTTTGTTGTAGGAGCTGCTTGAACTATTGGGAATGCCAGTGTTGAAAGCTAATGGTGAGGCTGAAGCATTGTGTGCTCGGTTAAATAGAGATGGTCATGTTGATGCTTGTATTACTGCTGACAGTGATGCATTCCTCTTTGGGGCTACTTGTGTTATTAAAAGTCTTAGGCCTAATTCAAAAGTTAGTTTGTTCCTACTTCACCAGTTAGTCATTCTTTTAATGTGCCCAATTTGTTAGTTACTTCCCTTTTCGAGATTTTTTGAAGCATGGGGATGTTATTTGATATGCAGGAACCGTTTGAATGCTACAATATGTCGGATATTGAAGCTGGTCTTGGACTGAAGAGGAAACACTTGATAGCCGTCTCTCTTTTGGTTGGAAATGACCATGACCTAAATGGCGTGCAAGGGATTGGGCTTGATAAAGCACTTCGTTTGGTACGAGGGTTTAGTGAAGATGAGATATTTGATAAGTATGCTTTTACATGTAAACTTGTCAAATTATTTGCTTCCTGTAGTTCTAGAGGGTATTTAGTGATATCATTCCATAACTGTCCAGACATGATGTTTTTGCAGATTATATGAAATAGGCAAAGGGCATGTACCACTATTTCAGGGTGAAATTAGATGTGCTGCTGATGCTACACCTTGTTCAGATGAGAGCTCACCAAAGGCAAAGCAGTCTCATTGCTCTTTCTGTGGGCACCCTGGCAGCAAAAAGGCTCATTTTAAGTCTTGTTGTGAATATTGTATTACTGATAGCAATGAAGGTTGCTTGAAAAAGTCTCAAGGGTTTAAGTGCAACTGCTCATCCTGTGATAAGGTTTATATTCTTATTtgtcttgattttctcttttgttACCATTGTTACTACCTCACTGCCTATTGATCTGTTGTTTTGCTCTTTCATCATCTCGTATCACCTGATATGACTTTAAAAGCTGGGACTTCTGATGTTCTTAATTCAGACTGTGTTCCTAGTTTCATTGCTGAGTAGTTCATGGTGTCTGAATATCAGGTTAGAAAAGACAAGGACAAGAAGAAACATGAGAATTGGTGGATTAATGTTTGCAACTTGATTTCCAAGGAAACAAAATTCCCAAATGATGAGATCATTGAAATGTACATGTGCAACAATCACGGAGAGTTTACTGGTTTGTCCTACATACTCTCTTGTATCTATTTGCTTGGCCTTGACTTCTGCCAGCCTCCAAGTTGTTGAGTTGGGGTGTCAAGGACTAGTTATTCTTGTATGCATGAGTTTGTTATTCTTTTCATTTGATATTATTTCAAGGTCTAATTCGCTGTTTTAACAGATATATTTTTGGGTTGATCTTGATGTTATATTAAGATATTTACATCCTCCTATTGCAGAAAAAGGCCCTTTGCTGGAATGGGGAGATCCAAAAACTGACTTGCTAGTTGATTTCTTAGCTTATCATCAGTCATGGCAGCCGTCTTATATTCGGCAGCGGATGCTTCCAATGCTGTCCACCCTGTATTTGAGAGAGTTGGCGAGAAATCCAAATAAGACTTTGTTAGTTGGGCAGTATGAGTTTCATTCTATTCAACGTGTGAAGATAAGATATGGGCATCAATATTACGAGGTCAAGTGGAAGAAAGCCATATCTAACGAACTTAGTTGTGCAGTCCCTGTTGAACAGTCCAACATGCTTGAAGAAGAATTCACAGAAGTTGATGATGAGCCCATTGGCCTGTTGGATGAGTCAATTGAGCCCCAGATTCATGTTGATGGATGCTGGATTTTAACCGATGAAAATCCAGAGTTAGTTCTTTCTGCTTTTCCAGAAGAAGCTCTCAAATTTAGACAAGAAAAGGTATGGCTTTTTCCCCCTTGAAAGACCCtgaaattattatttgaaaattgtaTATTGAATATCCTGGAAAGATCTTAGTGTGCAAAGGGATTTCAGATCAAAATCATTTGGTTTAATTGGTTCTGTTTGTAGTTTATATACTGGCATGAGACCCTTTGTAGTACATAACAAAGAGGAACAAACTAGGgcaattaaataaatgaattaatggCATTGTTAGAACAATGGAATTAGATTCTGATGCTTGTGTTGGAAGTTGGTATAATCACCTTTTAAGGCATTATTCAAAGCTTGCTATTATAGAATGTTCGAGTGCCGGCTCTTGCATTGTGGGAATTCTGTTACTTTTAGCTGAGATATGAAAACTATTTTCAAGGCCGTCTGTGGCCTAATATATGTGGGTCTAAATTCTGGCAGGAACTAAAAGTTATGAAGAGAAGAAAGATTTCAACACCAAGATCTGAAGGGTCCTCCGAGATGTCAGAATCATCAAAGCCACAAGGTGTTCAATTAAGTATCACCGAATTTTACCGTACAACCAAAACACCATCCCAGGCAAAACTAGGGGAAGATTTAGTCAAACAGTCAAGTAGTCCAGGTGTTGGGTCATCAAAACAGAAGAGGAAAGTTTCAGGTTCTAAATTGTCCAAGGCTGTAAGACGACGCCTTTtgtttggttaagaaaatgaTAAACTTTTGCCTTTTTTGATGTACAAGATATCCCACCTTAAGATGTAAAGTCATGTTTACCTTCTGGTCTTATAATCATCAAAAACTCAGCTTAGGCAGCACTTTGATTTATATTTGAGTTGGAATATTCTATAGCTTAGAGTGAAGAATGTTTTGGTTAATCTCATCTCTACAATTTTAAAGCCACTTTATCTTTTAGTTTCTTGGACAATTCATTAGGACATCGACCTTAATCCTGTTGGATTCTAACCAAGGTAAGGGCTTGAATTGCATCCATGCACATATGCATGCAACTTCCTTTGGTATTCATTTGATTAAGGAAAACTTTAGAGCATTCTAAGACCCATGTGCTGATTCGTCAACATTGTAAAGGTAGAACACTAAATATTGCAGTGGAACAAATATAACCCTCATTTTTAGACGTTATGCTTGCCATCTCTTCAATACTGCTCCATTTTAGGTAATAATAAGGTTTTATACTTTATTTCAGCATGTTATCATCAATATCGTTGTCATTGTTGTTAAGTATTGCTGTTATTTCTGAGACCATAATTTAGGTAATATGGGGACATTCTCAGCAGTAATGACCTCAATTTACCTGGCAGTCAAATGAGTCAAAAAGTAATTTTTATTGTTCACAAAGTGTAACAAATTTCCTAAGGAAACTTATATAGttattttgtgataggttttaagaTAATGGTAATTATGCAGTAACAAAAGATTTGCGAAGATCAAACGCTGCCACTTCCATTTTACTTGTTCGAGGGTTAGAACCTGGACATAATCTTCCctagttttttatattttattttgaaagacaaTCGCTGAGATGCATTGCTCATTGCAGGTTTATATTATATTTGGTGAAGGATCTCAGCCATGAACAAGCTGCGGGGGGAAAAGAAAAGCTCATTCAAGGTGTTTTCTAATTTCCTCTtactctttttcaattttcttgctATTAACACAcagtaaaaagaaaagataggaaaaatgaattaaaaaaaggaagaaaatgaataaatttaaaggCAATACAACCCAATTGccttaatataataataagaagaagaagaagaaagcttGCATTAAATACCCTCTGTTCTGCTTCAACCCTGTCTGTGTATGGTTCAACCATGAAACTGGTAGACAAGATCCAAAGCCCGTAACTTCTCCCCAGCAGGATCGAAACCCATGATACCACCCACGAATCTGTCATCACAAACCCTCCTCTCCTCCGCTAACGCCGCGGACGACGGCGAGAGTTGCCTCTTTACCCTCTTGTTCTTGATAAAAAAACATTCCCTCATCCTCTCCTCCACCTTATCAATCGACGTCTTGGAATTCTCCTCCGCCTCCGTTTCATTCTCATCGCCCACCTGCATCGGGTCGCTGCCATTCTCGTTGGCAGCTCCAGTGGCAGAGGAGAGAGAGTTCTCCGCCGCAACCGGCGGCGGAAGATGCTGGGGATGGGGAGGGACGGGGAATTGAGTCTGGGCGGCGGAGAGGAAAGAGGAGAGAGAATGATGGGCTCGATggagagatgaatggatttggaAGAGGTAGGTTGGGTCCGACGTGACGGGTAGTTGTTTTGCCATCTGGGTTGCTTGCTCTAATGAATAGACTAGGTCTGTTAATTGTACCGCCGCCGCTGCCGGTGGCGTCAGCTGTGCCTCCGCCATGCTCATATTGTTCTCCATGCTTCTTTTTTCTCAAGAAACCGTGTTTCTAgctgttctttatttttgtttggaACAGCCGTTTGGGGATTTTGAGGATTGCAGATAATAGTACAAAACAGGGAAACCACTGCCCTTTTgtcttccttttttgtttttctcaAACGCTAAGCAGTTTGTGTCATGGAGAGGGTTTCCCATGAGTTTTTCAGTAATATGGAGTGAAGTTGAaaactggttttttttttttttgatttcctAATTGGATGACAATAGGATGCAATAAAGCCCAAATTCGAATTGGATATTTAAATTTCATTAGTTGGTTaatttgaacttgattgaagtattcaacaataattaatattttacaattattagttGAAGCTTCATTTGAGATTTGAGaagattttaataaaaatattagctCCAAAAATAGTCttagtttaaaatatattataatgtaaatattaaagaatATGTTAAGCAATATATGTTTTCAAatgtactaatatatatatatatttaaataatagtataataaaaaatgaagttTATACTTGGGATCAGAATGGGTAATGAAAATGTTGGGCTTTCTTTTTCTGATTCCATATGAAGTAAATTGTGTAAAATTAAGCAACCAAAAATGAGAGTGGAATACTTCCACCATGGGATGTGAAATATAACCTTCCATAGgaagaatataaataaaattggagcttcagctCAATTAAGTTAGAACTGATGGATAAGTAGAGTGGTCGTAAAATGTGATCAATAATACCCCTTTCCTTTTCCTCATCTAAACTTggcctcaaattttttttttttgaatgtttttattaAGCGCTTCCAAagtaagttttgaaatttttaattagatttcGTGGAAACTTTCattgattgaaaattttagttaaatccTGTTAGAATTTTTGAAAAGATTAATTAACCCACAAAATTTGATGCCTTGTTCTGCCGCTGTTGATCTCCATTATAAAAGATGACAGAACTAAATTGTCATATTCACGGTACACACAAAAATTAACAATCTTATACTTTCAAAAACAACTTAacattttatgtatttttggtgTGTTTTTAAGTAGTTGGattcttaaattttttacaaGTCAAACTAGCAAGTTCCAACCAACGATTTGATGATTGATGCGGTGGATTAATTCCTATCGATgggtagaagaacataccttaaatccaaatcaatttgatGGTCAATGTCAAAGATTGAAGAAcaaaaattttttgatttttgttCTCATATTCGTGACTTCCaaagttattttattaaaacaaattaaattgtaaaagagaaagggaataagaACTTTTGATTGATGCAAGCGATGCAAACTTAGAAGATCATATACTAGCGATTCTAACATTTTGATTAATTAGTGattaaaacgtaaacttactaatagtttagtgaccttgagtataatttaccctaaaaaagaGAATTAGGTATATATTTCTTTTGGTTAATATATGATCAAAGTCCTTgtttttagtccttttaatttttgGAGTTAAAAATGCAAGTTTAATTGTTAATactattgaaattattttattaaattcaagtttagtATAACGTCACTCTTTTTTTAATATACATTTCgagtgagttttttttaaaattttataatatcacTCCTACAAattaagaaaagaagaagaaatgtagattattttttaaaagaaatcgaAGACGACGACGATGATAATTAACCgtgttttttaaaagaaaataatgataatagtTAGGACATTGGAGTGTACTGATTCCAGCAACCACAATAAAATATAGTCCTAGAGAGAAGAATGAAGCTAAGAAGAATGGTTCATTCCGTTTGCAGCAGATTATTGGTAAATGTTAAACAACAAAAAGCCAATATTCAAAGAAGAAAGAGATGAGAGAAACAAATTTTTTTAGGTTTACAATAGAATAGCATGCTCAATTCATCATTTCCTTGTCCTTTTGTACTCTAAGGCCGTTATTCCTCTGCTGACAGGGCTCCTATAACAAAATCAGTTAATTTCTAAGGTGTATTGCGGTTGCGAGTGGGTCTCGTGTTTGTTGTTGGCCAATTTCCTTAATCCTCTTGTATGTTGACCTTGGCACTTGGCAGCCCATTCACAATAGTACCCCCTGGTTTGTTGACCTTGGCACTTGGCAGCCCATTCACAATAGTACCCCCTGGTTCAGAATGAACCTTGTCATCAAGGTTCCAGTCGAGAAAACTGTGAAGCATGTGATcttaaaaacttaggattgacaaCCCTAAGGGAACATTAAGGCAAGTAAGACCGAGAGGAGATCTTGTTGGGCACCAGTTCATTAGTCTCAGGTTAATTGGTGAGATCGACAGACAATCCagattaatttgtttaatttgataaaactAAGACCGAGAGGTAAAATGGAGCTATTTTGGAAGTTTAAGCGATTTGGATCCAAAATTCAAGAATTAGTAAACCGCATCAATGTCAACCAACCATCGACtgttatttaattgtttatttcgtaactttacatgttttacaatttagtccttgctagCTAGATAGTAAAGTAGATTAATCTCTCTTGATTTTATGATTTGCCGTAGTATAGGTTTTTGCAATTAGTTAGTTAGAATCTTTATTTTACACGCACGATATTTAGAAATTGTTCAATCGTCGATTCTCATGGGTTTGATCCTCGGAATACTCCGTACCCCGTTGTACAATTATATTACAATTGACATGCCACACTAACAGTAAGCCGCGATAgtgatatttgttttaattagtgttgatttttttctcaattttaacCGTGATAATTTATGAGATTTTTAACATGCCTGATTTGCTTTTATGAAGATGATGATGCTGGGCTGGGGTTTTTTTTTTGCAGAGAATGAAATACAGAGGCAAAGGTAAGGATGGTAAATGAGAAGGGAAAAAGGGGGAAGAAAATAAAGGGGATATAGTGTTTacgtaagaaagaaaaaaaatagttaatatattatataattataaatttataatggggtaagaaagtaaaaacaaattatagtagtataaaaatagagaaaataagtataataaaaataCGTGAGACCCatataaattagatttaaaatatttaaaaaaattaattttaattataaattaataaaaatatgtgtgacccaaattcttgttaaataaaataagatattatttgcaaattaaattaaacaaaatatattttttatagaggatttagtatttattagtacaatatattaatgaaaaatatcaaaattttcatttacattgagtattttaacataaaatatatatataaataataaaaatattttttattgtcgTA contains:
- the LOC107887221 gene encoding flap endonuclease GEN-like 1 gives rise to the protein MGVGGKFWELLKSYARFEGFDFLRDKKVAIDLSFWIVQHETALKNQALNPHLRLTFFHTVNLFSKFGVFPVFVLDGTPSPLKSQARMVRFFRFSGIDASTSNVAEEGVSKERNSTFKKCVNDCVELLELLGMPVLKANGEAEALCARLNRDGHVDACITADSDAFLFGATCVIKSLRPNSKEPFECYNMSDIEAGLGLKRKHLIAVSLLVGNDHDLNGVQGIGLDKALRLVRGFSEDEIFDKLYEIGKGHVPLFQGEIRCAADATPCSDESSPKAKQSHCSFCGHPGSKKAHFKSCCEYCITDSNEGCLKKSQGFKCNCSSCDKVRKDKDKKKHENWWINVCNLISKETKFPNDEIIEMYMCNNHGEFTEKGPLLEWGDPKTDLLVDFLAYHQSWQPSYIRQRMLPMLSTLYLRELARNPNKTLLVGQYEFHSIQRVKIRYGHQYYEVKWKKAISNELSCAVPVEQSNMLEEEFTEVDDEPIGLLDESIEPQIHVDGCWILTDENPELVLSAFPEEALKFRQEKELKVMKRRKISTPRSEGSSEMSESSKPQGVQLSITEFYRTTKTPSQAKLGEDLVKQSSSPGVGSSKQKRKVSGSKLSKAVRRRLLFG
- the LOC107887223 gene encoding uncharacterized protein, coding for MTLERRPRMLKDFLHDDPNSCSSNGFKSFPRKSTQNSIIFRENPNQKLQRSRSKAASATISAFQAMINVIKSIHFASSTPSILLPRTLSRKPSKRKISQNKEAEIKMTVTVKDIIRWKSFRDLLEEKSQPSDLAPSTSSPHHHCTTTTTTTGSNTPCSCTTSSNGSSWCDSDFTSEYLPSDEYGENEVDNMVGKIFSPCVGEDTMETTTRTAANTDMGPKHASEEEELQQSPLSVLHFEYGGDDEDGEEAKEIEEKAWELLNGVKETSPLTRYKKNNICIDKLLLDLFREELETKWDQTRNIEELEREMVRIAKAWICEEQNEKRGVGDKREECVGDMEREGMWRDRFQEEQEKLAMGVERWVMNVLVDELLVDIL
- the LOC107887222 gene encoding uncharacterized protein → MENNMSMAEAQLTPPAAAAVQLTDLVYSLEQATQMAKQLPVTSDPTYLFQIHSSLHRAHHSLSSFLSAAQTQFPVPPHPQHLPPPVAAENSLSSATGAANENGSDPMQVGDENETEAEENSKTSIDKVEERMRECFFIKNKRVKRQLSPSSAALAEERRVCDDRFVGGIMGFDPAGEKLRALDLVYQFHG